One Candidatus Binataceae bacterium genomic region harbors:
- a CDS encoding Stp1/IreP family PP2C-type Ser/Thr phosphatase, whose translation MITCPECGQTAPDETRFCDRCGRGLHDVPAPVALAPLAVGTELAARFKIVELLSQSSEENRYRALSLEDSTRVILREREAPPPLVLLEESEATSSVEPALTEDPTGPHAKTADLSLRAAAQEEAVPAAQEVEASAPLSAAPSEQARVEPEGEPAPPASPANNGAAPPRADLGEVFERVLALSHNLTHPAFYCAQEGFVAQGRAYLLYRDEGLTPFARGQRIPRQSPEQAISITLQLCQGLAFLHRRGLRLNDLCPASMMVDSAGRLKLTGLDYVSNDTELQEAPILNDGYTAPEVYRGKSVDKRADIFSAGCVLYSLLTGERLECETWREEAGAVRLYPPHVIAPALEKTLRRALAFKPGDRFPNVDAFKAELLGENAAFSMRCGAVTDVGMVREHNEDALLTWEYFRDSEVEPASRYLYVISDGMGGAEAGEVAAAIAVQTIRDYVENGRTAHTPLADLLREALEEANRKILEKQAQDPAKRGMGATAVAALIEPPEAAIAWVGDSRIYRWEQGKLYQLSKDHSLVQRLIEIGQITPEEARHHEHKNVITRSLGARAAGPAGAEATALRLKRGDRLLLCSDGLIAHVEDSQIAEILGRQADPHAASLELVVAANAGGGTDNTSVIVIDTQ comes from the coding sequence ATGATTACTTGTCCTGAATGTGGCCAGACCGCCCCCGACGAAACCCGCTTTTGCGACCGCTGCGGCCGGGGTTTACACGATGTCCCTGCTCCTGTCGCGCTGGCTCCGCTGGCGGTGGGCACGGAATTGGCGGCGCGCTTCAAAATCGTCGAACTGTTGAGCCAGAGCTCGGAAGAAAATCGCTACCGCGCGCTCAGCTTGGAGGACTCGACCCGCGTAATCCTGCGCGAGCGCGAAGCGCCGCCACCGCTCGTGCTGCTTGAGGAGTCGGAGGCGACCAGTAGCGTCGAGCCGGCGCTCACCGAAGACCCCACCGGCCCCCATGCTAAAACCGCCGACCTGAGCCTGCGCGCGGCCGCTCAGGAGGAGGCCGTGCCCGCCGCCCAGGAGGTAGAAGCTTCGGCTCCGCTTTCAGCGGCGCCCTCCGAGCAAGCTCGGGTGGAACCGGAGGGCGAACCAGCGCCGCCCGCGTCCCCGGCGAACAACGGCGCAGCGCCGCCGCGTGCTGATCTAGGAGAAGTGTTCGAGCGCGTCTTGGCGCTGTCGCACAATCTGACCCATCCGGCCTTTTACTGCGCCCAGGAGGGCTTCGTGGCCCAGGGGCGTGCCTACCTGCTATATCGCGATGAGGGGCTGACGCCATTCGCGCGCGGCCAGCGCATTCCTCGCCAATCGCCTGAGCAGGCAATCTCAATCACGCTTCAACTCTGTCAGGGGCTGGCGTTCTTGCATCGCCGCGGGTTGCGTCTCAACGACCTCTGCCCAGCTTCGATGATGGTTGACTCCGCTGGCCGTCTGAAGCTGACCGGCCTGGATTATGTAAGCAACGATACCGAATTGCAGGAAGCCCCCATTCTCAACGATGGCTACACCGCCCCCGAGGTATATCGGGGCAAGAGTGTCGATAAGCGAGCCGATATCTTTTCCGCCGGTTGCGTGCTGTATTCCTTGCTGACTGGAGAGCGGCTGGAATGCGAGACGTGGCGGGAAGAGGCGGGAGCGGTGCGCTTGTATCCGCCCCACGTGATCGCGCCCGCGCTGGAAAAGACTTTACGGCGCGCCTTGGCATTCAAGCCAGGTGACAGGTTCCCTAACGTGGATGCTTTCAAAGCCGAGCTGCTAGGTGAGAATGCCGCCTTTTCGATGCGCTGCGGAGCGGTAACTGACGTGGGGATGGTACGCGAACACAATGAAGATGCGCTCCTAACCTGGGAATACTTTCGCGATTCCGAAGTCGAGCCGGCCAGCCGCTACCTTTACGTGATTTCCGACGGCATGGGTGGCGCCGAGGCAGGCGAGGTTGCGGCGGCGATTGCCGTGCAAACCATCCGGGATTATGTAGAAAATGGACGCACCGCGCACACGCCGCTGGCGGACTTACTCCGGGAGGCATTGGAGGAAGCAAACCGCAAGATCCTAGAGAAACAGGCGCAAGATCCGGCCAAGCGTGGCATGGGTGCCACGGCGGTCGCGGCCTTGATCGAGCCGCCCGAAGCCGCCATTGCCTGGGTGGGCGATAGTCGTATTTATCGATGGGAGCAGGGCAAATTGTACCAGCTCAGCAAAGACCATTCCTTGGTCCAACGCTTGATTGAGATCGGGCAAATCACCCCTGAAGAAGCCCGTCATCACGAGCATAAGAATGTGATCACGCGCTCGCTGGGGGCGCGTGCCGCGGGTCCGGCGGGGGCCGAGGCGACCGCCCTGCGGCTTAAGCGCGGCGACCGTCTGCTGCTGTGCAGCGACGGTCTGATTGCTCACGTGGAGGATTCGCAGATTGCCGAGATTCTCGGCCGCCAAGCAGATCCCCACGCGGCCAGTTTAGAACTGGTGGTAGCGGCCAACGCGGGAGGCGGCACGGATA
- a CDS encoding protein kinase, protein MTTTGEPLATGHLLDGRYRVEKVIGVGGMGRVYMANDTRLANRPVAVKEMLVGEGLHERKAVEDFAREAAVLAPLSHPGIPNLIDYFAEGGRHYLVMEYIAGGDLQGWLDKQGPKFQVPEPQVLRWGRAILDVLSFLHAQQPPIVYRDLKPGNIMINKDGHAMLIDFGIARFLPPSGRGTQIGSVGYAPPEQYLGKLEPRSDLYSLAATMHHLLTGRDPQMEPPFSFPPVRQLAPAVSVATERAVMMALELDAAKRPSSAAEMIAMLPNPEPEGAVGIVHNHVVANPSLANLKTAVLNKLAPATPAVTAPPSAPTASTPVVSPTAKTADLKGRIAARPAVAPAPPQRPAVVAHKPPTQSAPAPKPWPQRPAIAPGAAVNGKQGARPVVAVATGPAPDGMAKPACGASLIGVSEARRFALTGMQAIVGRHTGPADRVDIDLGVLSRGSERISRRHAEIIKRGDNYFIRDLGSLNGTFIVGVGRLGRDQLYPLKDRDQVAFGSVTFEFRKDVK, encoded by the coding sequence ATGACCACCACCGGTGAGCCGCTGGCCACCGGCCATCTACTCGATGGCCGCTACCGCGTCGAGAAGGTCATCGGCGTGGGCGGGATGGGGCGGGTGTACATGGCCAACGACACCCGGCTGGCCAACCGCCCGGTGGCGGTTAAGGAAATGCTGGTGGGCGAAGGGCTCCATGAGCGCAAAGCGGTGGAAGACTTCGCGCGCGAGGCGGCCGTGCTGGCACCGCTTTCTCATCCCGGAATTCCCAACCTGATCGATTATTTTGCCGAGGGCGGCCGTCATTACCTAGTGATGGAGTATATCGCCGGCGGCGACCTTCAGGGCTGGCTGGATAAGCAAGGGCCCAAATTTCAGGTTCCCGAGCCCCAGGTCCTGCGCTGGGGCCGCGCGATTTTGGACGTGCTCTCCTTCCTTCATGCGCAGCAGCCGCCCATCGTTTATCGCGATCTAAAGCCCGGCAACATCATGATCAACAAAGATGGCCACGCCATGCTGATCGACTTTGGCATCGCCCGCTTCCTGCCACCGAGCGGCCGCGGTACCCAGATAGGCTCGGTGGGTTATGCCCCGCCCGAACAATATCTTGGCAAGTTGGAACCGCGCTCGGATCTCTATTCGCTGGCCGCTACGATGCATCACCTGCTGACTGGGCGCGATCCGCAGATGGAGCCGCCCTTCAGCTTTCCGCCCGTGCGCCAGCTTGCCCCGGCGGTGTCGGTCGCCACCGAGAGAGCGGTCATGATGGCGCTGGAGCTTGATGCGGCCAAGCGGCCCAGTTCGGCGGCTGAAATGATCGCGATGCTGCCCAATCCCGAGCCCGAAGGGGCCGTGGGAATCGTGCACAACCACGTCGTGGCCAACCCCTCACTAGCTAATCTCAAGACCGCGGTTCTGAACAAGCTGGCACCGGCCACACCGGCTGTGACCGCGCCGCCATCGGCCCCAACTGCCTCAACTCCGGTAGTCTCGCCGACGGCGAAAACCGCCGACCTCAAAGGGCGTATCGCCGCGCGCCCGGCGGTCGCACCAGCCCCACCGCAGCGACCTGCGGTGGTGGCGCACAAGCCCCCCACTCAATCCGCCCCGGCGCCTAAGCCATGGCCGCAGCGGCCGGCCATTGCGCCGGGAGCTGCGGTCAATGGAAAGCAGGGCGCGCGCCCGGTGGTCGCGGTTGCCACGGGGCCGGCGCCGGATGGCATGGCTAAGCCAGCGTGTGGCGCTAGCTTGATCGGCGTGAGTGAAGCGCGCCGCTTTGCGCTGACCGGTATGCAGGCGATCGTTGGCCGGCATACCGGTCCGGCGGATCGGGTAGATATAGATCTTGGGGTCTTGAGCCGGGGCAGCGAGCGAATTTCGCGCCGACACGCAGAAATTATCAAACGGGGCGACAATTATTTTATTCGCGACCTGGGCAGTCTCAACGGAACCTTTATCGTCGGAGTCGGGCGCCTGGGACGGGATCAGCTCTATCCCTTGAAGGATCGCGACCAGGTCGCTTTTGGCAGTGTCACTTTCGAGTTTCGAAAAGACGTCAAATGA
- a CDS encoding FHA domain-containing protein: MTKCSECGYENMDGLDYCDSCGAKLAPAAAAEAPAPAPGAPAPEHHDSGANGSEAAAVRAPAPEATSTVPEPASVQGLQASAVAAEAAPAPAPSAEEPTGELRPPPPSAPPTAPGAAPTFKAKLKITRGGRVGQEFPLEAGNNLIGRWDPETGSFPEVDMEQDDPEAKTSRKHALIRIEGDQITVEDIGSLNGTYVNRGQRLGPGNPVPLKNGDEVIVGKTFFKVIVEPIS, from the coding sequence ATGACCAAGTGTAGCGAGTGCGGATACGAAAACATGGATGGGCTGGACTATTGCGACAGTTGCGGGGCCAAACTGGCACCGGCGGCCGCCGCGGAAGCGCCCGCCCCAGCGCCCGGTGCGCCTGCACCTGAGCATCATGACAGCGGCGCCAACGGATCCGAGGCCGCGGCGGTGCGCGCACCGGCCCCGGAAGCAACCAGCACCGTTCCAGAGCCGGCTAGCGTCCAGGGACTGCAGGCCAGCGCAGTGGCGGCCGAAGCCGCGCCCGCTCCAGCGCCTTCGGCAGAAGAGCCCACCGGCGAGTTGCGCCCGCCGCCACCCAGTGCGCCGCCGACAGCGCCTGGCGCGGCGCCGACTTTCAAGGCCAAATTGAAGATTACGCGTGGCGGCCGGGTCGGACAGGAGTTTCCGCTGGAGGCGGGCAATAATCTGATTGGACGCTGGGATCCTGAAACCGGCTCCTTTCCCGAGGTCGACATGGAGCAGGACGACCCAGAGGCCAAAACCTCGCGCAAGCATGCCCTGATCCGGATTGAGGGGGACCAGATTACGGTGGAGGATATCGGGTCTCTCAACGGTACCTATGTCAACCGTGGCCAGCGCCTGGGCCCCGGCAATCCCGTCCCGCTCAAAAACGGCGACGAGGTCATCGTCGGTAAGACCTTTTTCAAGGTAATCGTCGAGCCGATATCCTGA
- a CDS encoding VWA domain-containing protein: MAQPLTFQVLPSREYVLSSAENFVLYVLLEALAQGGAGARLPLNLGVVLDRSGSMYDERRLEFVIEAVKFLIDNLNPEDKVTIVAFADKAQVLTSGAADDKAGAKRAIDDIDLLEIGGGTQMALGMRAAITEVRKNLGAERLNRVLVLTDGQTYEEMACLELVRANPDIQFSAMGVGVEFNEKLLMRIAQDSGGKYHFIGDSAQIPTIFDDELQGLRAVAIRNGRIEVTLSQGVQIREAFRASPEIYSLGEPLVGEDRKVSYQVGDLEAGVPGSVLLTLVLPPRRPGPVRIAQASFHYQVPGAAESAVNADIAIEYTLDRALTSKASGRVMNLVDQVSIAKLQTKAEEELQAGNVDRATRLLGNAIQGTQRLGNVKATQALSGLMDQIRQTQTLGTRAAKTTLLNAQAVVRKTQMLDPKALKDFKPE, encoded by the coding sequence ATGGCACAGCCGCTTACTTTCCAGGTTTTGCCCAGCCGAGAATATGTCTTGTCCAGCGCCGAAAACTTCGTGCTTTATGTTCTTTTGGAAGCGCTGGCACAGGGCGGCGCAGGGGCGCGCCTGCCGCTCAACCTGGGGGTGGTGCTCGACCGCTCAGGCTCGATGTACGACGAGCGGCGACTTGAATTCGTGATCGAGGCTGTCAAATTTTTGATCGATAACCTCAATCCCGAGGACAAAGTTACCATCGTCGCCTTTGCTGATAAGGCCCAGGTCCTGACCTCGGGCGCGGCGGACGACAAGGCTGGGGCCAAGCGGGCCATCGACGACATCGATCTGCTCGAAATCGGCGGTGGTACCCAAATGGCGCTGGGGATGCGCGCTGCAATAACCGAGGTGCGCAAGAACTTAGGCGCGGAACGACTTAATCGAGTCCTAGTGCTCACGGATGGCCAGACTTACGAAGAGATGGCATGTCTGGAGTTGGTGCGGGCCAATCCCGACATCCAATTCTCGGCGATGGGAGTCGGGGTTGAGTTCAACGAAAAGCTGCTGATGCGCATCGCCCAGGATTCGGGCGGCAAGTACCATTTCATCGGTGACTCTGCCCAGATTCCCACCATTTTCGATGATGAATTACAGGGCTTGCGTGCCGTCGCGATTCGTAACGGCCGGATCGAAGTCACGCTCTCCCAAGGCGTTCAGATTCGCGAAGCCTTTCGGGCCAGTCCAGAAATCTATTCGCTCGGTGAGCCCTTGGTGGGCGAGGATCGCAAGGTCAGCTACCAGGTTGGCGACCTGGAGGCTGGCGTGCCGGGCTCGGTACTGCTAACCCTGGTCCTGCCGCCGCGCCGGCCTGGCCCGGTGCGGATCGCCCAGGCCAGCTTCCATTATCAGGTTCCCGGTGCGGCCGAAAGCGCGGTCAATGCCGATATCGCTATCGAATACACGCTGGATCGGGCCCTGACCAGCAAGGCCAGCGGGCGGGTCATGAACCTGGTAGACCAAGTCTCAATCGCCAAACTGCAGACCAAGGCTGAAGAGGAGTTGCAGGCGGGTAATGTGGACCGGGCCACCCGGCTTTTGGGCAACGCTATCCAGGGCACCCAACGCTTAGGCAACGTCAAGGCGACCCAAGCTTTGTCGGGTCTGATGGATCAGATCCGACAAACCCAGACCCTGGGGACACGGGCGGCCAAAACCACCTTGCTCAACGCGCAGGCGGTGGTGCGCAAGACCCAGATGCTCGATCCCAAGGCATTGAAAGATTTCAAGCCCGAATAA
- a CDS encoding response regulator produces the protein MLSLDPKYLQRLVETSPDIVVAVNQQGSVIYYNDGARAGLQFPPEEVVGHDVRMLYRSPQDARLVMQAMRANHGQIASFETVFRNKAGQSIPVAISGSLIYDEQGHEIGSIGFARDIRELRRREQLATAGEIAVCLAHEINNPLAAILNNVDLLARAVEGHLSDAELVVESERLESIRSGVARVQEIIVRLDEMARQGTYETRDYVQGRRMVDLPTPVAAEVLAVSEWPLSGMVVLVLDDDPTVVTSLADVLKAERCVVYTALRPSSALAILRNVKVDAVISDVVMPEMDGYEFYLQVREELPALPVVMMTAYHYDKDHIIKRSRLEGLEGAIFKKPVNPVKLREILLHARQHNAAALALKPPPGPQVPLTNSRP, from the coding sequence ATGTTGTCACTGGATCCAAAATACCTCCAGCGCCTGGTTGAAACCTCGCCCGACATCGTAGTGGCGGTCAATCAGCAAGGAAGCGTTATCTACTATAACGATGGGGCACGCGCTGGTCTGCAATTTCCTCCTGAGGAAGTGGTTGGCCACGACGTGCGTATGCTCTATCGCTCGCCTCAGGACGCACGCCTGGTGATGCAGGCGATGCGCGCCAATCACGGCCAGATTGCCAGCTTCGAGACTGTGTTTCGCAACAAGGCGGGACAATCCATCCCAGTGGCGATCTCGGGCTCTTTGATCTACGACGAGCAGGGCCACGAAATCGGTTCCATCGGCTTTGCCCGCGACATCCGCGAGCTGCGCCGGCGCGAGCAGCTTGCTACCGCCGGTGAAATCGCCGTGTGCTTAGCGCATGAAATCAACAATCCGTTGGCCGCCATCCTCAACAACGTGGACTTATTGGCACGCGCGGTGGAAGGACACCTGAGCGATGCCGAGTTGGTGGTGGAAAGCGAGCGCCTGGAGTCGATTAGGAGCGGCGTTGCGCGGGTGCAGGAGATCATCGTTCGTTTGGATGAAATGGCGCGCCAAGGCACCTACGAGACCCGCGACTATGTGCAGGGTAGGCGCATGGTCGACTTGCCCACCCCGGTTGCCGCCGAGGTCCTTGCGGTCAGCGAATGGCCCTTGAGCGGGATGGTGGTGCTGGTCCTGGACGACGACCCAACGGTGGTCACTTCGTTGGCCGACGTGCTCAAGGCCGAACGCTGCGTGGTCTATACCGCGCTGCGCCCCAGCAGCGCCCTGGCGATTTTGCGTAATGTCAAAGTGGACGCGGTGATCTCAGATGTAGTGATGCCGGAGATGGACGGCTACGAGTTCTATCTGCAAGTGCGCGAGGAATTGCCCGCGCTACCGGTGGTCATGATGACCGCCTACCATTACGATAAGGATCATATTATTAAGCGCAGCCGGCTGGAGGGCTTGGAAGGCGCCATCTTCAAGAAGCCTGTCAATCCGGTCAAGCTACGCGAAATTTTGCTGCATGCGCGCCAGCATAATGCCGCCGCGCTGGCGCTCAAACCGCCGCCAGGGCCCCAAGTTCCCTTGACTAACTCGCGGCCTTAA
- a CDS encoding pyroglutamyl-peptidase I, giving the protein MTSTGTPAGGRAVPLLLLAGFEPFGGERFNPSGQIARQLEGEVIGGLLVRALELPVTYGRAPALLARAIAELSPAAMLGLGQAGARAAIALERIAINLMDSTAPDNAGGRMRDQRVVVGGPDAYFARLPLRQIMRALDRRHIPCELSLSAGSFLCNAVMYAGLHELRRRPHVPCGFLHLPYDTAQAVHHRGTPSLPLDLMAAAVRTAIAVIGAWRFKAAS; this is encoded by the coding sequence TTGACCAGTACGGGCACGCCGGCTGGCGGGCGCGCTGTACCTCTCTTGCTGTTGGCAGGTTTCGAGCCCTTTGGCGGGGAGCGCTTCAACCCCTCAGGCCAGATCGCGCGTCAGCTCGAAGGCGAAGTGATTGGCGGCTTGCTGGTGCGTGCGCTGGAGTTGCCGGTGACTTACGGCCGGGCCCCCGCTCTGCTGGCGCGTGCCATCGCTGAGCTCTCCCCGGCGGCGATGCTGGGGCTGGGCCAAGCCGGCGCGCGTGCTGCCATCGCGCTGGAACGAATCGCGATCAATCTGATGGATAGCACGGCGCCTGACAACGCCGGGGGCCGGATGCGTGACCAGCGCGTGGTCGTCGGCGGTCCCGACGCCTATTTCGCCCGCCTGCCGCTGCGCCAAATTATGCGCGCTCTGGACCGCCGCCACATCCCTTGCGAGTTGTCGCTCAGCGCCGGCTCTTTCCTTTGCAACGCCGTGATGTACGCGGGCTTGCACGAATTGCGCCGCCGCCCTCACGTTCCCTGTGGCTTTCTGCATCTGCCTTACGACACCGCCCAGGCCGTGCACCATCGCGGCACGCCCAGCCTGCCATTGGACTTAATGGCGGCGGCGGTACGGACCGCAATCGCGGTAATTGGAGCTTGGCGATTTAAGGCCGCGAGTTAG
- a CDS encoding rhodanese-like domain-containing protein codes for MDQGFLVDENWLTRHATDPTVVLIDTRPAAEYWQGHLTGARHFDPFPFHCYDTGPKGLAEFIEQSQWILSALGVSGDESLVFYENNSGSRATRGAWLAEYLGHPRVAILDGGLGAMRQPALTAEAAPYRPRRFEARPRAGLVATAANIMDWREDAGHALLDVRSAAEYYGENVRAKRGGAIPGARFREWQLNNDAQGRFLSPAQLRDAFGALGLRPEQDVVTYCQGGYRAAHAFYALRLAGFTQVRNYLGSWGEWGNRDDLPIVTPRRHA; via the coding sequence ATGGACCAGGGCTTTCTGGTTGACGAAAATTGGCTGACAAGGCATGCGACGGATCCCACCGTGGTCCTGATCGACACTCGCCCGGCTGCGGAGTACTGGCAAGGCCATCTTACCGGCGCGCGTCATTTCGATCCCTTTCCGTTTCATTGTTACGACACCGGGCCCAAGGGACTAGCTGAATTCATCGAGCAGTCGCAGTGGATTTTGTCGGCGCTGGGGGTAAGCGGGGACGAATCGCTGGTGTTCTATGAGAACAACTCCGGCTCACGCGCAACGCGCGGGGCTTGGCTAGCGGAATACCTGGGTCATCCCCGGGTCGCGATTCTCGACGGCGGCCTGGGCGCGATGCGCCAGCCCGCGCTCACGGCGGAGGCTGCGCCATATCGGCCGCGGCGGTTTGAGGCGCGGCCGCGGGCGGGGCTGGTAGCGACCGCCGCGAACATCATGGACTGGCGCGAGGATGCGGGTCATGCGCTGCTCGACGTGCGCAGCGCAGCGGAATATTACGGCGAGAACGTGCGCGCCAAGCGCGGGGGTGCGATTCCCGGCGCGCGCTTTCGCGAATGGCAACTTAACAACGACGCGCAGGGGCGCTTTTTATCTCCCGCGCAGTTGCGCGACGCTTTTGGTGCGCTAGGGCTGAGGCCTGAGCAGGACGTGGTGACCTATTGCCAAGGCGGTTATCGCGCCGCGCACGCCTTTTATGCGCTGCGTCTGGCGGGCTTTACGCAGGTGCGCAATTATCTGGGCTCATGGGGCGAGTGGGGCAATCGCGACGATCTTCCTATCGTGACGCCGCGGCGTCACGCCTGA
- a CDS encoding quinone-dependent dihydroorotate dehydrogenase, with the protein MRPLLFKLEPETAHRVVLSLVAAWPAMFAGTDSPVLKQDLWGMPFSNPVGLAAGLDKDGIAVDAWQALGFGLAEVGTVTASPQPGHPPPRLWRLPEHRALINRLGFPSQGSERVARRLSRLRQRGIGLRLAINLGPNRDTPPERVAEELAQMAHTLAPLADLLVVNLSSPNTAGLRQWQAPNLMRALITQAFPRPWSGARKPPLLIKLAPDLDPSQLALICDLMLDLGVDGVVATNTTIAREAVGVRSPHPGGLSGPPLRELARGVIRTIYRRSAGRLPIIGVGGVASAADAYGHLRAGARLVELYTGLIYEGPGLPRAIKRGLTQLLVRDGFDSVGQAVGIDA; encoded by the coding sequence ATGCGCCCACTGCTGTTCAAGCTTGAGCCCGAGACCGCCCACCGCGTGGTGCTCAGTCTGGTTGCGGCTTGGCCGGCGATGTTTGCCGGCACCGATTCACCGGTACTGAAGCAGGATCTATGGGGAATGCCGTTCTCCAATCCGGTCGGACTGGCCGCCGGATTGGACAAGGATGGGATCGCGGTGGACGCCTGGCAAGCGTTGGGCTTCGGCTTGGCCGAGGTTGGCACCGTGACCGCGTCCCCGCAGCCCGGCCATCCGCCGCCCCGGCTCTGGCGTTTGCCCGAGCATAGGGCGCTGATCAATCGGCTGGGCTTTCCTTCTCAGGGCAGCGAGCGGGTCGCGCGGCGTCTGAGTCGGCTGCGCCAGCGCGGGATTGGCCTGCGGCTGGCGATCAACTTAGGACCCAATCGCGACACCCCGCCCGAGCGCGTGGCCGAGGAACTGGCCCAAATGGCGCACACGTTAGCGCCGCTGGCCGACTTACTGGTCGTCAATCTGAGTTCGCCCAATACGGCGGGCTTGCGCCAATGGCAAGCGCCCAATTTGATGCGTGCTCTGATCACGCAAGCTTTTCCACGCCCCTGGAGCGGAGCGCGAAAACCGCCGCTGCTGATTAAGCTGGCCCCCGATCTGGATCCCAGCCAATTGGCGCTTATATGCGATCTGATGCTGGATTTGGGGGTGGACGGCGTGGTGGCCACCAACACCACGATTGCGCGCGAGGCGGTAGGCGTTCGCAGCCCCCATCCCGGCGGACTCAGCGGACCACCGCTGCGAGAGTTGGCACGCGGGGTGATTCGCACTATTTATCGACGTAGCGCGGGGCGCCTGCCGATTATCGGCGTGGGTGGAGTGGCCAGCGCTGCCGACGCCTATGGCCATCTGCGCGCGGGTGCCCGGCTGGTCGAACTTTATACCGGGCTGATCTACGAAGGGCCTGGGCTGCCGCGAGCCATCAAGCGGGGTCTGACTCAATTGCTCGTTCGTGACGGCTTCGACTCAGTCGGCCAGGCGGTGGGTATAGACGCCTGA
- a CDS encoding DUF29 domain-containing protein codes for MRAYDIERLASAAVAIADWMEWDDPVVVSAEPCFADRFAHCALYRRDFHRWALVTAEALRKHRPEAIHWPRLAEEIERLGEREARLWFAHLARLLMYLLQWHHQPVRRCREWLVAMHDQRLELADLVARSPSLGSRFASALEAAYQRARHAASVESGLVETSLPSQCPWPVDQILDFNFPSAASDRAG; via the coding sequence ATGCGGGCGTACGACATCGAGCGGCTGGCGAGCGCGGCGGTCGCTATCGCGGACTGGATGGAGTGGGACGACCCCGTCGTGGTCAGCGCCGAACCTTGCTTTGCCGATCGCTTCGCCCACTGCGCGCTCTATCGGCGCGACTTCCATCGATGGGCACTGGTGACCGCCGAGGCCCTGCGCAAGCACCGCCCCGAAGCTATCCATTGGCCGCGGCTGGCGGAGGAGATTGAGCGGCTGGGTGAGCGCGAAGCGCGGCTGTGGTTTGCTCATCTCGCACGGCTGTTGATGTACCTGCTTCAATGGCATCATCAGCCAGTTCGGCGATGCCGCGAATGGCTAGTTGCAATGCACGATCAACGCTTGGAGCTGGCTGATTTGGTGGCGCGCAGCCCCAGCCTGGGATCCCGATTCGCAAGCGCGCTCGAGGCCGCTTACCAGCGCGCCCGCCACGCCGCCAGCGTGGAAAGCGGGTTGGTTGAGACCAGCTTACCCAGCCAATGCCCATGGCCGGTGGATCAGATCCTGGATTTCAACTTCCCCTCCGCCGCTTCCGACCGGGCCGGGTAA
- the thyX gene encoding FAD-dependent thymidylate synthase: MDNQATMQVRLVDYAAMPQEKLYAAFRTCYSADSPIEIWEKIRDQRISPERIRGFIGERLQTGHASPLEQVVFWFAIAGVSRSLSHQLVRHRIGISFEQQSQRYVKFKEERLTYVMPESWARAGLSGDYAELSEQISQLYARALKAGVPAEDARFVLPNAAPTNFQIMVNFAELLHICDVRLCVRAQWEIRRMVALMRAEIKRVLPELALYLQPKCGERRMGYCDESLEDWRQCPLGKVRPHKSALFQLYNLYGSQKVRALADEEFRTVEEKERL; this comes from the coding sequence ATGGATAATCAGGCGACAATGCAGGTCAGGCTGGTGGACTATGCGGCGATGCCGCAAGAGAAGCTCTACGCCGCTTTTCGCACCTGCTATTCGGCCGACAGCCCAATCGAGATCTGGGAAAAGATCCGCGACCAGCGCATCAGCCCCGAGCGCATCCGCGGCTTCATCGGCGAGCGGCTGCAAACCGGCCACGCCTCGCCGCTGGAACAGGTGGTCTTCTGGTTCGCCATCGCGGGCGTCTCGCGCTCGCTATCCCATCAGCTGGTCCGCCACCGCATCGGAATTAGCTTCGAACAGCAAAGCCAGCGCTACGTCAAGTTTAAAGAGGAGCGGCTAACCTACGTAATGCCGGAATCGTGGGCACGCGCCGGCCTGAGCGGAGATTACGCCGAACTGAGCGAGCAGATCTCCCAGCTCTACGCGCGCGCTCTTAAAGCCGGGGTGCCGGCCGAAGACGCCCGCTTCGTGCTGCCCAACGCGGCCCCCACTAACTTCCAAATCATGGTGAATTTTGCCGAATTGCTCCATATCTGCGACGTTCGTCTATGCGTGCGCGCGCAGTGGGAAATTCGGCGAATGGTGGCCTTGATGCGGGCCGAGATCAAACGCGTGCTGCCCGAGCTAGCGCTCTACCTGCAGCCCAAATGCGGCGAGCGGCGGATGGGTTATTGCGACGAGTCGCTGGAGGATTGGCGGCAATGCCCGCTGGGCAAGGTGCGTCCGCACAAGAGCGCCTTGTTCCAACTCTACAATTTGTACGGCAGCCAGAAGGTCCGCGCCCTGGCCGACGAGGAATTCCGCACGGTCGAGGAAAAAGAGCGGCTCTGA